AGTCCGGCCGCAAGGTCAAGTCCGCCAGCGGAATGCTCGGGAAGACCCCACACGCGACAGCCCATGTCGCCCAGTCTGTCGGCCGTGTCCGAGCGGGCTGCTTCGTCCGTTGTCCAGAATATGAGTTCGCTTGGTCGTTCGCGCAAGAGGTAGAAGCTCGCGCTAATGCCCGTGAGCTTGCGCGTGGCCACGATGGCCAGGGGACGCTTGACCTGCGCGTTGCCCTCGGGCTGCAGGCGGCAGGTCAGGCGCGGGTCGTCGGCGCGCAGGGTGCCGCCGCCAATAAGCACCGCGTCGGAGCGGGCGCGCAGAAGCTGCACGCGGCGGTGCGATTCCTGGCCGCTCACGGACTCGGGCTTGCCCGTGGGGCCGCCGATGCGGCCGTCCAGGGTCATGGCCAGCTTGAGCGTGCACCAGGCGCGGCCCTTGGTCTTCCAAAGCATGAAGTCGGCGATGGCGTCTTGGCACTCCTGCTCCAGGACGCCTAGCTCCACCTGCACGCCCTTGGAGAGCAGGTACTCAGTCCCACGGCCCGGCACGGTAGGATTGAGATCCTTGCAGCCCACGAGTACGCGCTTGATGCCGGCTTCCAGGATCGCTTCGGTGCAGGGCGGAGTCTTGCCGTGGTGGCTGCAGGGCTCCAGGGTAACGTACATGTCGCAGGTCGAGGTATCCACTCCCTTGGCGCGAGCGTCGGCAATGGCTTCTCGCTCGGCGTGCGGGCCGCCGTATATCTTGTGCCAGCCCTCGGCCACGACCTGTCCATCGCGCACGAGCACCGCACCCACGCATGGGTTTGGTGCGGTGAAGCCCCGGCAGCGCTCGGCGAGTTCCAGAGCGCGCCGCATGAAGATAGCGTGGTCAGTCATGGGGAATCTCCAATAGGCCGAAAGTCACGCCCGCCTCGGTCAGCATGCCTTGGGACAACTCGTCCGGGTAGGCCTCCGCGAACCAGATTTCCTTCACGCCCACGTTGATGAGCATCTTCGTGCAGATCAGGCAGGGCTGGGTGGTGCAGTAGATGCTAGCGCCCGAGATGTCCACGCCGTGGGTCGCGGCCTGGATGATGACGTTCTGCTCGGCGTGCAGGCCGCGGCACAGTTCGTGACGTTGGCCGGACGGGATGCCCATCTTTTCGCGCAGGCAGCCCACGTCCTCGCAGTGCGCCAGGCCCGAGGGCACGCCGTTGTAGCCCGTGGCCGCGATGCGCTTGTCCTTGACCGCTATGGCGCCCACCTTGCGGCGCAGGCAGGTGCTGCGCTCGGCAACGAGGTAGGCGATCTTCATGAAGTATTCGGGCCAGGGCAGGCGACGGGACATGACGACTCCTTTGATGCGGGAATCGGGGGGAAGGGAAACCCCCTTTTGAGAAAGGGGTTTCCCTTCCCCCCGAGCCCCCCATCCTTTCCTCAAAACATTTTAATATCTTACAAGGCCAAGCTCGACGCGTGATGGCGTGTGAACGTTCAACGCACCTGGGCCGCAAAAAAAGGGGGACCGGGGGAGCCTAGCTCCCCCGGCCGCCGGAGGCAAATTCTATCTATCTTACCAAGCGAAGATCGGGAACTCCCGCGCGAAAACGTTCACCCGCTTCTTGATATCGGCGAGCTTGCTCTCGTTGCCGATGCTGGCCAGAGCCTCGACAATCCATGCGCCAACCTGCTCCATCTCTTTTTCCTTCATGCCGCGCGTGGTCAGCGCCGGGGTTCCCAGACGCACGCCAGAAGTGATGAAGGGCGAGCGGGTCTCGAAGGGCACGGTATTTTTGTTGACCGTGATGCCGGCCTTGTCCAGAGATATCTCGGCGTCCTTGCCCGTGAATTCCTTGTTGGTCAGGTCCACGAGCATGAGGTGGTTGTCCGTGCCGCCGGATACGAGGCTGTAGCCCGCGTCAGTCAGGGTCTTGGCCAGTACCTTTGCGTTCTTGACTACCTGCTGCTGGTAGATCTTGAACTTGGGGGACAGGGCCTCGCCGAAGGCAACGGCCTTGGCCGCTATGATGTGCATGAGCGGGCCGCCCTGGATGCCGGGGAAGATCTGCGAGTTGAGAGTCTTGCCGAATTCCTCGGAGGACAGGATCATGCCGCCGCGCGGGCCGCGCAGGGTCTTGTGCGTCGTCGTGGTGGTGTAGTGCGCGTGCTCGATGCAGTTCGGGTGCACGCCGGCGGCGATGAGGCCGGCGATATGCGCCATGTCCACCATGAGCTTGGCGCCCACGGAGTCGGCGATCTGGCGGAAGCGGGGAAAATCCAGAGTACGCGGGTAGGCCGATGCGCCGGCGATGATCATCTTGGGCTTGTGCTCGTCGGCCAGGCGCTGCACTTCATCGTAGTCGATGGTGCCGGTCTCGCGGGACACGCCGTAGGACACGATCTTGTAGAGCCGGCCCGAGAAGTTGACCGGCGAACCGTGGGTCAGGTGGCCGCCATGGGAGAGGTTCATGCCGAGCACCGTGTCGCCGGGCTGCAGAGCGCCGAAGTACACGGCCATGTTGGCCTGTGAGCCTGCATGGGGCTGCACGTTGGCGTACTGCGCCCCGAAGAGCCGCTTGGCGCGTTCGATGGCCAGGTTTTCGGCCATGTCCACGAATTCGCAGCCGCCATAGTAACGCTTGCCGGGGTAGCCCTCGGCGTACTTGTGGGTCAGCACGCTGCCCATGGCCTGACGTACGGCAGTGGATGTGAAGTTCTCGGAGGCGATGAGTTCCAGGCCGCTCACCTGGCGGTCGCACTCCAGGGTGATGGCCCTGGCCAGTTCCGGGTCTTGCATGAGGAGTTCTTCCATGGTCTTCCCTCTTGTTAGAAAGAGCGTCGTGCGTAGCCGGGGGCTGGCGCGGCCCGGCTGGCTCGGACGGAAGGCGGGGGCGCGAGGCCCCCGCTCGGCTATCCGTCGAATTTCTTCATCAGCACGGAACAGTTGGTTCCGCCGAAACCGAAGGAGTTGCTCAACGCGTAGGGCATGTCCAGCTTGCGCGGCGCCGTTACGCAGTCGAGGTCCATCTCCGGGTCGGGATTTTCCAGGTTGATGGTGGGCGGCACAAGGCTTTCCACCATGCTCTTGACCATGATGACCGTTTCGACGCCGCCCGCGCCGCCCAGCAAGTGGCCGAAGAGCGACTTGTTGGCCGTGAGCGCGATCTTGGGCGCGTGTTCACCGAAGACGGTCTTGATGGCTCTGACTTCGCACATGTCGCCTGCGGGCGTGGACGTGGCGTGGCAGTTGATGTGCGCTACCACCGAAGGCTCCACGTTGGCTTCCTTGAGGGTAGCGCGCATGGAGCGGGCCATGCCGTCGCCGTTCTCGGGCGGCGCGGCCATGTGGTAGGCGTCGGCCGAGGCGCCGAAGCCCACGACCTCGGCAAGGATCTTGGCTCCGCGAGCCTTGGCGGTCTCCAGGGACTCCAGGAGCATGAGACCGCAGCCTTCGCCCATGACGAAACCGTCACGGTCGCGGTCAAAAGGCCGCGAAGCGCGCTCCGGGTCGTCATTGCGCGTGGACAGCGCCTTCATGACATTGAAGCCGGCGATGCCCAAAGACGTGATGGTGGACTCGGAGCCGCCGCAGATAAAGGCGTCGGCCCGGCCGAGCATGATGTCGGTGTAGGCGTAGCCGATGGCGTGCAGACCCGAGGCGCAGGCCGAGGTGGTGCACAGGTTGGGGCCGCGCGCACCCAGGAAGATTGAGACCTGGCCCGCTGCCATGTTGGCGATGAGCACCGGGATGAAGAAGGGCGTGATGCGCTTGGGCCCGGACTGGAGCATCTTGGAGTGGTTGACCTCGATGGTGTGTAGGCCACCGAGCCCCACACCGATCATGGTGCCTACGCGGTCGGCATTGTCGGGCGTAATCTTGAAGCCCGAGTCGTCCATGAGCATCTTGCTGCAGGCAACGGCATACTGGGTGAATGTATCCATCCTCCGAGCCTGCTTGATATCCATGTACTGCTCGGGATCGAATCCCTTGACCGAGCCGGCGATCTTGGTGGCGAAGTTGGTGGTGTCGAACTGGGTGATGGGCCCGACGCCGGACTTGCCAGCAAGCATATTGCGCCAGGTTGTCTCCAGGTCGTTGCCAAGGGGCGTTATTGTCGAGAGCCCGGTGACGACTACCCTGTTTCCGATCATATCAGATCCCTTCGGATGGGTTGTTTACTAAAGAAAGCGAGCGTCTTACGCGCCGCCAGCGGCCGCAAGACGCCCGAAACCGCGCATGGAGCAGTCTCCGCCAACGGCGGTTACTGCTTGGACTGGATATAGGAGATGGCGTCCTTGACCTTGAGGAGCTTCTGGGCGTCCTCGTCGTCGATCTCGATGCCGAATTCCTCTTCCATGGCCATTATGAGCTCGGTGAGGTCCAGGGAGTCGGCGCCCAGATCGTCCACGAAGGAGGCTTCGGGCTTTACATCCTCGGCGGAAACGCCAAGCTGGTCCACAATGATCTCTTTGACTTTGGCTTCAACGGACATAGTCCCTCCAACATTCGAAGTCGAGTTGAGTTACATGTACATGCCACCGTTCACGGCCAGGACCTGGCCCGTGACGTATCCGGCGCCTTCCGAGGCGAGGAAGGACACCGCTGCCGCGATGTCCGCCGCCTGCCCAAGGCGTTTGAGGGGGATACGCTCGAGCAGGGATTCCCTGACCTTGTCCGGAAGCACGGCGGTCATGTCGGTTTCGATGAATCCTGGAGCAACGGCGTTGACCGTCACGTTGCGGCTAGCCAGCTCCAGTGCCGAGGCCTTGGTCAGGCCGATGAGCCCGGCCTTGGCCGCCGAGTAGTTGGCCTGACCGGCATTGCCGGATTGCCCAACCACTGATGAGATATTGATTATGCGGCCTTCCCGTTGGCGGGTCATGATCTTGGCGGCCTCGCGCAGGAAGGCGAACGCTCCGGAAAGGTTGATATCCAGGACCTTGTCCCAGTCATCGTCCTTCATGCGCATGATCAGCCCGTCACGGGTAATGCCTGCATTGTTCACCAAGACGCTGAGCAGTACCTTGTCCTTGATCTCCCCGGCGAAGAAGCGAGCGACGGCTTCCCGATCGCCTGAATCGAGCAGGAAAGCCTTTGCCTTGCCGCCCGAAGCCGCGATCTCGGCCACGACCTGCTCGGCCAGCTCGGGCTTGCTCACATACGTCAGATAGACCTGAAAGCCGTCGGCAGCCAGGCGCTTGGCGATTTCCTTGCCTATGCCGCGGGAGCCGCCGGTGACCAGCGCAGTTTTGGTAAGTTCACTCATTGTCTGGATTTACTTTCCTTGTCGAAACAATTGCCCTGGACTTACTAGCCGAAATGCGCCGCGACTGCAATGCATTCCTGCTCGCCCAAGCACAAAGAGACCTAGAAGCGCAGCAGGGCCGAGCCCCAGGTGAAGCCTCCGCCAAAGGTGGCCAGAAGCACCAGATCGCCGGCCTTGATAAAGCCTGTCTGCAGGGCCTCGGCCAAGGCAATGGGTATGCTGGCCGCGGACGTATTGCCGTAGCGGTCCAAGTTGACGAAAATCTTTTCCTCGGGAATCGCCAGCTTCTTGCCCACATGCTCGATGATGCGCAGGTTGGCCTGGTGGGAGATGCATACGTCCACCTGCTCCACTCCGAAGCCGTTGCGTTCAAGGACTTCGCGGGACACGGACTCCATGGAGCGGACAGCGTGCTTGAATACATCGCGGCCCTGCATCTGGATGAAAAAATCCTCGCACACGCTCTCACCCAGGGCATAGGGTCTGGCCGAGCCTCCACCCTTGATGGTCAGGAAATCCCCCAGGGCGCCGTCGCTGCGCAGCAGTACGTCCATGACGGTCGCGGATTTGTCGCCGCGTGGCTTGGACGCGAGCACCGCGGCGCCGGCCCCGTCGCCGAAGAGCACGCAGGTGGAGCGGTCGGCCCAGTTGGTGCGCGAGGTGAGAACCTCGGCCGCGGTCACAAGCACCACGGCGTCGGGATGCAGAGCAAGAATGGCCCGAGCCGTCTCCAGGCCGTAAAGGAAACCGGAGCAGGCCGCGCTGATGTCCATGGCCATGGCCCCGTTCAGCCCTAGCTTGTGCTCAAGGATGCAGGCTGTGGACGGCGTATAGCTGTCGGGAGTCAAAGTGGGGCAGATGATGTGAGTCAACTCGCTGGGCAGGATGCCAGCGGCATCCAGGGCTTTGCGAGCGGCCGCCAGGGCCAGGTCCGAAGAGCTGGTTCCGACTTCGGCGATGTGCCGCTCGCGGATGCCTGTCCGCGAGGTGATCCACTCGTCGCTGGTCTCGACCATGCGCTCCAGATCACGGTTAGTCAGAACTTTCTCGGGCACGTGGAAGCCGAGCCCGAGGATATAGGCGGAACTAGGAGTAGTCATGTAATTTTTATGTGCTCAGGTTCGTGCCGCGCAAGCGGCTTGCGGAATCAGCCGGAGGGCTACTGCCCCTCGGCCGCGACGCGGGTGCGCAGGAACATGGTCAGTTCCTCGTTCCGTGACAGGGCGCGTACGAGGCGCCCGTTGGCGTCATTCTTCACGAAAGTGCTTGCCATGTCCACGGCGCTGTTTATGGCCTTTATATTCGACTTGCCATGGCAAACGATGACGATACCGGACAAGCCGAGCAGGGGCGCTCCGCCGTACTCGGCGTAGTCCGTCAGGCGCTTGAAGCGCTTGAGCGCTCCGATGGCCAGCACGGTGCCCAATTTGGACAGTATGCTCCGGGTCAGCTCGCCCTTGAGCATGCGGCCCATAGACGTGGCCAAGCCTTCGGAGAGCTTGAGAGCCACATTGCCCACAAATCCGTCGCAAACCACCACGTCGATGTCGCCGGTGAAAATGTCCCGGCCTTCCACGTTGCCAAGAAAGTTTAGCGAGGACTTGCGGAAGATGTCGTAGGCTTCCTTGACTTGGATGTTACCCTTGCCCTCTTCTTCGCCAATGGACAGAATGCCCACGCGGGGTTTCTCGTAACCGAGCACCGTCTTGGCCAGCACATCGGCCATGAGTCCGAATTGGAAGAGGTGGTAGGGCTTGGCGTCTACGTTGGCGCCCACGTCGATGAGCACCACGGGTTTTTTTTCGGTGGGTAGAAAGCTGGCCAGAGCCGGCCGCTCCACACCCTCGATGCGCCCGAGCACGAACATACCGCAGGCCAATGTGGCCCCGGAATTGCCCGCGCTGACCACGCCGTCGGCCTTGCCTTCCTTAACCAGTCGGCAAGCCACGTGGATGGATGAATCTTTCTTGCGACGCAGAATCTCCGAGGGCTTGTCCTCCATGGTCACCACCTGGCTGGCGGGAACTACTTCGATGGACAGGCCCTTGGTGTCATGCTTGGCCAACTCGGCCTCGATCTGGGCAGGATCGCCGACCAGGAGCAGCGTGCAGCCGCCCTGTCGGGCGGCGTTCAAGGCCCCCGGCACAACCACCGAGGGCCCGAAATCGCCGCCCATGGCGTCCACGGCTATGCGCGGATTATTCGTTGGCATCGGTCTTTTCTGCGATCCTTAGCATCTGACGACCCTTGTACGTGCCACAGCTCGGGCAGATGCGATGCGGCAAAGTGGGCTCGCCGCATTTGCAGAAGATCACGTTGGGAATGGCCACGTGATCATGGGAACGGCGCATGCCAATCTTGGACTTGGATTTTCTATACTTTGGTACCGCCATGACTAGCCTCTCTTTATTGTTGCGGTCGTGCGACCTAGTCTTTCTTTGTTAACTTGAAGCCGCGCAGCGCGGCCAGGCGCGGGTCGCCTTCATCAGAAGAACAGGCGCATTCTTCCTGATTGAGGTTCTTGCCGCATGTGGGACACAGACCCTTGCAGTATTTCGAACACAAAAGCTTCACCGGGAGGTTTAGAGAGAACTCCTCCCAGAGCATTTCGGCCGGGTTGAGCTCCAGATGGTCGCGCTCCCGACGCAAAAGCTGGCTCTGCTCGCCTGCTGCGTTGCCTCCAGCCTCTTCGTAAAGCTCGAACGGCAGGTCCACCACATGCTCCACGTCGCCAGTGCAGCGGGAGCATTCAAGGATGACCGAGCCGGTCAGGCGGCCGCGAACCAGCACTCCACTCTTTTGAGGATAGACCGTGAAGGTCGCCTCAAGCGGCTTGCCCGACTTGACGGGCAAACGAAATTCCCGCCAGTAGGTTTCCCAGGTGGACTGGTCCGAAAATGAAAACTCCCGACCCTCGGCCGGGATATCCTTGAGTGAAATCCAAACTTCAGCCATACTTCCTCGCAAGGGAGCCATCTATTGCGAACGAGTCCCTTTGTCAAGAACAGAGGGGGTTGCTATTCCTAAAAGAAGACTATAAGGAAGCATGTTCCTCGCGCAAGCATAAAAGCGGCAACCGGGCATCGGCGGGCGCGACGAGTCCGGGAGCAGCCGAGAAAACGATTTTCGTAACATTTGAGGAGGCATTCCATGTCCAGGAAGTGCGAAATCTGCGAAAAGCACCGCAGCGTGGGCAACAACGTGAGCCACGCCAACAACAAGACCAAGCGTGTGTTCCAGCCCAACCTGCAGAAGGTCCGCGTGCTGCTGCCCTCGGGAGAGGTCAAGCACATGAAGGTCTGCACCCGTTGCATCCGTTCCGGCAAGGTAGTCAAGCCTGTGGCTAACGCCTAGACTGACCCCGACTTTTGAACGCCGGCCCCGATTCCCTAAGGAACCGGGGCTTTCTTTTTTGTTCTATCCATCCTCTGTAGTCGTAGTGCCATGTTTTGTCGTCTGCTGCTGCAGCCATGACATAGCCGTAAGCGTCCATGCTCGTTCCAGGAATCAATAAGGACAGTACTTGCAAGCCGGCCTTCGCGTTTTCAGTTTCTTTTTCCGTGCAAGAAACCGATTCTGCTTGTCCATAAGCCTCCATTTAATGTATATCTCGCAGTATGGCCGTCTTTCGGCCAGAAATGGAATGCGGCCTGAAGTCCATAAGTCGTGGCTTCCGGCACGCACGGTGAAACCGTGTGGAAGCAGTAAGGGAAAAGGGGCTATGAACGCGCACATACTCGTCATCGGTCCAGGAACGATTCAGAATCGCATGCTCGCCAAGTACATCGAGGACCAGATCGGAGCAGCGAGCGAATGCCGGCAGGAATTTTCTCAAGCAGACACTGCGCAGGTCGCGGATTCACGCAGGCCGCTTCTTCTTTGGGACTGTTTGAGCAACAATTTGCCCAAGTTTTGGACCATGTGCTCACAGCGCGCGGAAAACGGCAACGGGCCGTGCCTTGCGCTCATCAACGCGCCGCATGAATTGACACTGGAACTGCAGGCATTACGCAACGGCGCCGATGGACTGTTCCGGGAGTGCGACCCGCCGGATCTGCTCATCAAGGGTATTGCCTCCATCCTGCATGGCGACCTGTGGTACTCGCGAGAAGTGCTCTCGCGATTCGTGCGCGACGAACGCAAGGTGCGACCCCAGGCAACTCAATCGGCCGACACCTCGACCCTGACTCCCAGGGAGCGGGAGGTCCTGGAGCAGATCGCCGCAGGCGCGAGCAATGAGGAAATCGCCAAGAATCTCTTCATCAGCCCCAGTACGGTCAAGACCCACGCCTATAACATCTACGCCAAGATACGAGTTCCTAACAGGATACAGGCGGCTCTATGGGCCGTGCAGAATTTGTAGCTAGTGTTCGGTTTCGGGCTTGCGCTGTCTGCTGAACAATACTCAGTGGTTTAAACGAGCGACAGGCCGAGCAATTGCGTCGCGTGACGGCCTCGTGCACATCAGTTCCATGGTGCGCGGGGCCGTCATCAATTCTCCGAGCAAAAA
The window above is part of the Desulfocurvibacter africanus subsp. africanus DSM 2603 genome. Proteins encoded here:
- the ribD gene encoding bifunctional diaminohydroxyphosphoribosylaminopyrimidine deaminase/5-amino-6-(5-phosphoribosylamino)uracil reductase RibD, with product MTDHAIFMRRALELAERCRGFTAPNPCVGAVLVRDGQVVAEGWHKIYGGPHAEREAIADARAKGVDTSTCDMYVTLEPCSHHGKTPPCTEAILEAGIKRVLVGCKDLNPTVPGRGTEYLLSKGVQVELGVLEQECQDAIADFMLWKTKGRAWCTLKLAMTLDGRIGGPTGKPESVSGQESHRRVQLLRARSDAVLIGGGTLRADDPRLTCRLQPEGNAQVKRPLAIVATRKLTGISASFYLLRERPSELIFWTTDEAARSDTADRLGDMGCRVWGLPEHSAGGLDLAAGLERFMRDAGGHYVLCEGGGHMAMSLALQSAADELKVFLAPRALGDERAPASFAGRSVESVAEAVDWRVLRAEPSGSDLEITLRPQVAAVGE
- a CDS encoding deoxycytidylate deaminase; this translates as MSRRLPWPEYFMKIAYLVAERSTCLRRKVGAIAVKDKRIAATGYNGVPSGLAHCEDVGCLREKMGIPSGQRHELCRGLHAEQNVIIQAATHGVDISGASIYCTTQPCLICTKMLINVGVKEIWFAEAYPDELSQGMLTEAGVTFGLLEIPHD
- the glyA gene encoding serine hydroxymethyltransferase — protein: MEELLMQDPELARAITLECDRQVSGLELIASENFTSTAVRQAMGSVLTHKYAEGYPGKRYYGGCEFVDMAENLAIERAKRLFGAQYANVQPHAGSQANMAVYFGALQPGDTVLGMNLSHGGHLTHGSPVNFSGRLYKIVSYGVSRETGTIDYDEVQRLADEHKPKMIIAGASAYPRTLDFPRFRQIADSVGAKLMVDMAHIAGLIAAGVHPNCIEHAHYTTTTTHKTLRGPRGGMILSSEEFGKTLNSQIFPGIQGGPLMHIIAAKAVAFGEALSPKFKIYQQQVVKNAKVLAKTLTDAGYSLVSGGTDNHLMLVDLTNKEFTGKDAEISLDKAGITVNKNTVPFETRSPFITSGVRLGTPALTTRGMKEKEMEQVGAWIVEALASIGNESKLADIKKRVNVFAREFPIFAW
- the fabF gene encoding beta-ketoacyl-ACP synthase II yields the protein MIGNRVVVTGLSTITPLGNDLETTWRNMLAGKSGVGPITQFDTTNFATKIAGSVKGFDPEQYMDIKQARRMDTFTQYAVACSKMLMDDSGFKITPDNADRVGTMIGVGLGGLHTIEVNHSKMLQSGPKRITPFFIPVLIANMAAGQVSIFLGARGPNLCTTSACASGLHAIGYAYTDIMLGRADAFICGGSESTITSLGIAGFNVMKALSTRNDDPERASRPFDRDRDGFVMGEGCGLMLLESLETAKARGAKILAEVVGFGASADAYHMAAPPENGDGMARSMRATLKEANVEPSVVAHINCHATSTPAGDMCEVRAIKTVFGEHAPKIALTANKSLFGHLLGGAGGVETVIMVKSMVESLVPPTINLENPDPEMDLDCVTAPRKLDMPYALSNSFGFGGTNCSVLMKKFDG
- the acpP gene encoding acyl carrier protein — translated: MSVEAKVKEIIVDQLGVSAEDVKPEASFVDDLGADSLDLTELIMAMEEEFGIEIDDEDAQKLLKVKDAISYIQSKQ
- the fabG gene encoding 3-oxoacyl-[acyl-carrier-protein] reductase, with the protein product MSELTKTALVTGGSRGIGKEIAKRLAADGFQVYLTYVSKPELAEQVVAEIAASGGKAKAFLLDSGDREAVARFFAGEIKDKVLLSVLVNNAGITRDGLIMRMKDDDWDKVLDINLSGAFAFLREAAKIMTRQREGRIINISSVVGQSGNAGQANYSAAKAGLIGLTKASALELASRNVTVNAVAPGFIETDMTAVLPDKVRESLLERIPLKRLGQAADIAAAVSFLASEGAGYVTGQVLAVNGGMYM
- a CDS encoding beta-ketoacyl-ACP synthase III is translated as MTTPSSAYILGLGFHVPEKVLTNRDLERMVETSDEWITSRTGIRERHIAEVGTSSSDLALAAARKALDAAGILPSELTHIICPTLTPDSYTPSTACILEHKLGLNGAMAMDISAACSGFLYGLETARAILALHPDAVVLVTAAEVLTSRTNWADRSTCVLFGDGAGAAVLASKPRGDKSATVMDVLLRSDGALGDFLTIKGGGSARPYALGESVCEDFFIQMQGRDVFKHAVRSMESVSREVLERNGFGVEQVDVCISHQANLRIIEHVGKKLAIPEEKIFVNLDRYGNTSAASIPIALAEALQTGFIKAGDLVLLATFGGGFTWGSALLRF
- the plsX gene encoding phosphate acyltransferase PlsX; amino-acid sequence: MPTNNPRIAVDAMGGDFGPSVVVPGALNAARQGGCTLLLVGDPAQIEAELAKHDTKGLSIEVVPASQVVTMEDKPSEILRRKKDSSIHVACRLVKEGKADGVVSAGNSGATLACGMFVLGRIEGVERPALASFLPTEKKPVVLIDVGANVDAKPYHLFQFGLMADVLAKTVLGYEKPRVGILSIGEEEGKGNIQVKEAYDIFRKSSLNFLGNVEGRDIFTGDIDVVVCDGFVGNVALKLSEGLATSMGRMLKGELTRSILSKLGTVLAIGALKRFKRLTDYAEYGGAPLLGLSGIVIVCHGKSNIKAINSAVDMASTFVKNDANGRLVRALSRNEELTMFLRTRVAAEGQ
- the rpmF gene encoding 50S ribosomal protein L32 encodes the protein MAVPKYRKSKSKIGMRRSHDHVAIPNVIFCKCGEPTLPHRICPSCGTYKGRQMLRIAEKTDANE
- a CDS encoding YceD family protein, with the translated sequence MAEVWISLKDIPAEGREFSFSDQSTWETYWREFRLPVKSGKPLEATFTVYPQKSGVLVRGRLTGSVILECSRCTGDVEHVVDLPFELYEEAGGNAAGEQSQLLRRERDHLELNPAEMLWEEFSLNLPVKLLCSKYCKGLCPTCGKNLNQEECACSSDEGDPRLAALRGFKLTKKD
- the rpmB gene encoding 50S ribosomal protein L28, whose protein sequence is MSRKCEICEKHRSVGNNVSHANNKTKRVFQPNLQKVRVLLPSGEVKHMKVCTRCIRSGKVVKPVANA
- a CDS encoding helix-turn-helix transcriptional regulator yields the protein MNAHILVIGPGTIQNRMLAKYIEDQIGAASECRQEFSQADTAQVADSRRPLLLWDCLSNNLPKFWTMCSQRAENGNGPCLALINAPHELTLELQALRNGADGLFRECDPPDLLIKGIASILHGDLWYSREVLSRFVRDERKVRPQATQSADTSTLTPREREVLEQIAAGASNEEIAKNLFISPSTVKTHAYNIYAKIRVPNRIQAALWAVQNL